Below is a genomic region from Paenibacillus rhizovicinus.
CTGCGCAAGTCCGGTAACGAACAGAACCAGAAAGGCAACAAGCACCATAATTACCGCAATTAACGCGTACCGGGCCTTTGCAAATCTCATTTCGCGAATCGCCAGATACATCTTGCTTCCCTCCTTCCGAATGCCATCAGTATAGGAAGCGAAAATGAACGGCGAGTGAATAATAGGTTACAGTTGGGGCAGGGTCACGGTAAAGCGCGTTCCGGCAGATGAACTGGCCGCCTCTATGCTCCCGTCGTGCAGTTGGACGATTTTCTTGACAATGGCTAGACCTAGCCCCGTCCGGCCGGAGGTGCGTTTGCGCGCGCGATCCACCCGATAGAACCGGTCGAACAAGAACGGCAGATGCTCGGGGTCGATGCCGTCGCCCGTATCCTGAATGGCTATCTCGCATTGCCCGTTCTTGCGCTCCGCACGGATATCAATGGTTCTTCCGCGAGGAATATGATTCACGGCATTGCCGATCAGGTTCATCCAAACTTGCATCAGCAGTACCTCGTCGCCATGCAGCCGAATCGAGTCGGGCACGGTAATTTTAATCGACAGCTCCTTGTCTTCCAGCTGCCATTGCAGCACCTGAACGACTTGGCGAATATGGTCCCGCAGCGAAAAAGTCGTTTTGTTAACGGCCTCTTGTCCTTGTTCCAGCGAGGAGATCAACAGCAGCTGTTTGCTGAGCAGCGAGAGATGCCGGCTCTCGTCTTCTATAATCGATGCATAGTGCCTGCGTTCTTCGTTCGGGAGATCTCGTTCGGCCATCACTTTCGCGAAACCTTGAATCGAGGCGAGCGGCGATTGTATCTCATGCGATACATTCGATACGAATTGTTGGCGCGCTTGATCGACTCGTTCCAACTCGGCGCTCATGCTCATGAAATGTTCGGCCAATCGCCCGATTTCATCGCGTCTGCGGGTAGGCAGTCTCAAATTATAATTTCCTTGGGCAATCCGTTTCGTCGCATCCGACAACCGCGTGATCGGCTTGACTAAATAGCGTGTACTGAATAAGAAGATGATGATGCTAATGCCTACGGTAAACAGACCGATTAATGCAAAAAATATGCGTAATTCGCCGAACTGCAAAATCACGTCAGGACGCAGGAACAACGCATAATCCCGATCCTTAATACGAACGGGGATTCCGACTGTATTGCTTAATCGATTCTCGAAAAAGCCAGAGATAAACCATTTGTTCGGAAACTGGGCCACGCCGTGGTACAAGCTGCCGCTAAGTACCGATTCTATGGCATCCCGGTCCAAATCCCGTTTTCGGAAGTCTTTCCCGAACGATCGTTCATCTCCTCGGCCGTCCGTCAAGTAAATTTCGTACCCAAGCGCCGCGGCATTGTTCAGGTACTGATCCGCTTCGTCAGGCGTCTGCTCAACGAATTGCTTCATTTGCTTTCCGATCGTTATCAGCTTCTCGTCATTAAAAGGTTTCAGTTTCATATGATAGTAGGTATTCGCTAACAGGAAGCCAAGTAAACTGCTAACTAGAATGACGACTATTGTAATAAGGAAGACCCGAAAGTATAAGGATCTCATCGTTTGTTCACCTCGACCTTGTAACCGATCCCCCTTACCGTCTGAATCGTGAAATCGTCCGCATACGCCGTAAACCGTTGGCGAAGCCGCTTAATATGGACATCGACCGTTCGATCGTCGCCGGCGTAGTCCGCTCCCCAAACAAGGCGGATCAGTTCATCGCGCGAAAACAGCCGTCCCGGAAACTGCGCGAGCTGCGACAGCAGCTCGAATTCTTTCATCGGCAAGAAGAGAACGGACTGCCCATCCGAAATCTCTACGTTCTTCCGATCGATCACGATTCGATTCATCCGAATGATATCGCTGGAAGTACGATTGTAGCGGCGAAACAATGCTTTGGCCCTGTAGACCAGTTCCTCGGGCTCGAACGGCTTCGTTACGTATTCATCCGTTCCGCTGAGATAACCTTGCTTCTTGTCGGACAATTGGTCCCGCGCAGTAAGCATGATGATCGGAATATCGTAATGCTGCCTGACAAAATCGCATAATTCGAACCCGTCCATGATCGGCATCATAATATCGATGACGGCCAAATCCATCGGGTTTGATTCCAATAGCTTGACCGCTTCCGCGCCGTTCTGTGCCTCGTATACCCGATAGCCTTCTTTGATCATGACATACCGAAGAAGCGCCCTTATATGGGCGTCATCGTCAACTAGAAGAATATTTTTCATTCCATGTCCCCTTCATGCTTCAGCCAAAATCAGATTACTTTTTCCTCTCATGGAAGTCAATATTCGGCGCCTTCTATGCCGAGTCCGGGCAAAAGGCAAAGCGTACAGATAGACGAGGTCCATACACTCGTCTAGACCGCCCTGGAAGCGTGTAGAAAAACCTGATCATTGTACAGGTTTTCAAGTGGGATGTGCATTCAATTGTCCGGCCCAATTCTCCATAATGAGTAGTGAAAAGCACTCGACACGCAAAGGAGAATAACCCGATGTCCGACCAAACCAAGAAAATTCGCGTTGCCATCGCTGGATTGCGGTTCGGCGGCGCATTCGCGCCGATCTATCATGCCCATCCCGACGTGGAGTACGTTGGAATCTGCGATCCCGACGCGGAACGGTTACAACAATACGGAGACAAATTCGGATTTGAACGGAGACATACCGAATTGGAGGAAATTTTACTGTCCGACGACTATGATGCCGTACATCTGGTCACGCCTATTCCGCTGCACGGCAAGCAAGCCGTAGATGTGCTTCGTTCCGGCAAGCACTGCGCATGCACGGTGCCGGCCGCGACGACCCTCGAAGAGCTTCATGCCATCGTCAAGGCGCAGCGGGAAAGCGGCAAGAACTATATGATGATGGAAACGGCCGTTTACACTTATCAATTCCTCCATGCCCAACGAATGCTGGAGCAAGGCGAATTCGGCCGCCTGCAGTTTCTGAGAGGCGCCCATTATCAGGATATGGAGAACTGGCCGGCCTACTGGAATGGGCTGCCGCCGATGCATTATGCCACGCATGCGGTCGGGCCGCTTCTTGCAATTGCCGGCGCGCGGGCGACGAAGGTCCACTGCTTCGGTTCGGGCGTCATGAGAGAAGAACTGCGGCAGCAATACGGCAATCCGTTCCCTGTCGAGACGGCCATCTTCCAGCTGGACAAGCCGAATCTCAGCGCGGAAGTGACGCGCTCTTTGTTCCATACCGCCAGGAGCTACATGGAAAGCTTCAATATATACGGGGAACAGTCATCCATGGAATGGCATATGGAGGACGAAGATCAAGTCCTGTTTCGCATGGGCCCGCTGGAGGAGGGCCGCGGGCGAACCATGGCCGCCGCACGGGTTCATCCCGCCGCGAGACCCGATCTGCTGCCGCCCGAGTTGGCGCGTTATATCACGGACCAAATCGATCTCAACCCGGACGATCCCCATCAGTCCGTGCTGCAAGGCAACGGCCATCATGGCTCCCATCCGCATCTCGTGCATGAATTCGTGCGCAGCATCGTCGAGGGACGATCTCCGGCGATCGATGCGGTGACGGCAGCCGATTGGACGGCGGCCGGCATTTGCGCCCATGAATCCGCCATGAAAGGCGGACAGGAAGTCGCCATTCCGTCTTTCGACGAGCAGTAACGGTGTTTCGTCCGGATGATGCATCCTTGCGGACCTCGCATCCGAACGCACGCACGACACTTTAGTGCGGACGGCGATCATGCTCGCTGTTCATCCTGTACACGTTCCTAAGATATTCGGTGGGCGACTCGCCCATCACCTTCTTGAATACGCGGCTGAAATAATAGGGACTTTCGAATTGAACCTCATAGCTGACCTCGGTGATGTTCATCGAGGTATTTTTCAATAATTCGGCCGCCTTCTGAATCCGCCGTCTCTCATGGTACTTGGATATAGCCATGCCGTACTTGGCCTTGAACAACGTCGTCAAATACCGGTAATTGTGTTGGAAATGCGCTTGGATTCGTTCCGTATCCAGCTTCTCCCCGCAATGTGCTTCCAAGAAAACGGCAAGCTTCTGCGCGAGTGCCTCCGACTTGCTGCGCGGTTTGCCCGGCTGCGAACCCCTATGCAAATCCAGCAGCAGAGCCATTAGTTCCATGCTCAAATAGAGATGCTTCAACGATTGGGGAGCATGGTTCAGCGCGTTGATCTCGGTTATGCGCTTCAATTGCTGCGGCATTCCGCCGACGCTGATCGTCTTAGGCAGTAGGATAGCAAAATCGTAGTCTCCCGGCGTCAAGATGCCGGGAGCATGCATCTTCGGCAGCGGCCGCGGAGCGTCCGCCTGCTCCCCCGATGCTGCTGCCTCGCCGCAAGAATCGTAAAAATGAATCCAGACCGTAGACGTACCGGGCATCGTTCCCTCTCCGCCCCAATGATGCAGACCCCGCTTTAGAAAGAGGATTTGGCCATCCCTCAGCAAGTACTCCGTTCCTTCTTCGACGACTTGCATTTGACCTTGAATACAATAAATCAGCACATGATAATCCGCCGCGCGATCAGGATGAATCCAGCCCGGCTCGGTTAGCGTCGTTCCGATATCCCGGATATATGGATAGTGCATGGCGGATATAGTGACTTCGTTCACGGCAACGCCCTCCTTTATGCGGCATTCCTGCTCTGCGTGCCTCTATCGCCTCTATCGCCTCTATCGCCTCTATCGCCTGCAACGGGCGGATGAGATAGATTCCGTTCTCGTCCATTATATCAGAGCGCATCCGCTGTCGCGCGAGTACGGCGTTCTCGGTTACGCCTGCCAAAAAAAGCTTCGGCGCACAACGCCGAAGCCCTTACGACAAGCCAGCTTGATCCGGCCTATTTCTCTTGCTGCGCAACCAGTTGCCCTCGCATAAGACTGACGAGTAATAAGGCAATGGGCAAGCCTACGATGAAGATCGGGAAAATGTAGATGATCCAGATAAATTTTGCGTAATCCAGCATCCCGACGACATTAGCGGGCACCAAGGAGATCGCGAACAGGATCGTTGCAACAAATCCGATCGCCGCCTTCCAATTCTTAATGCCGAGCAACTGAGCCGTCCCGTAGCTGTTGATGAACAAATAGCTGGCCAGCTTGACGAATACGCTGAATATCCAGATGAACATGATCCAAACATCCATGTTTTGGATAAATTCAAGATAATTAATAAATCGCACCATACTGAAATAAGGAAAAATCAAGGATGATCCAATATTGGTGCCAAAGGTCATAATGACCATGATGGATGTAAGGATCGCAATCACAGAAGCGATGCAAATGGCAAACAGCGCCGGCTTCATCATCTTTTTCGCATTTGCGACGAACGGCGTCAGCATCATGATCATCATGGATTCGCCTAGAAAGGAGGCATTCACGAACGAGCCCTTTATGATGTGGGCCGCGCCGGAGTCTGCGTAAACGGGAAAGAGCAGATCGATATGCAGGTTGGACGCATTCAAGCCGAAAGTAATGACGATGCCGATCAAGAGCAAGGGACCGGCCAGTTGGCTGAAACGGGCGATCGCCTCGACGCTGCCCGCGAAATTGATGTAAATCATCACCGCAACCATCAGTCCCGATATGATCCACATCGGGGTATCGTGGAATAAGTATTGTTTAATGAACAGGGAAAATATTCGCAGGATATCCGCGGACACCGATATCCACATCAGGATATACAACGCAGCGAACAGCTTGCCGACCCATTTCCCGAGCAGCTTCTGGACAAATTCCACGAGCGTATGCGAAGCATGCCGTTGGCAAAGCAGGATGACAATCAACGTCACGAACAGTCCAATGACACCGGCCACGGCCAAGGAGATCCAAGCATCTTGTCTCGCAATCTCGATGGTGGGAGACACCGTCAGCCAAATGCTCATTGAAATTTCCAACGTCGTTAACATCCAAAACAGCTGCCAAGGCGATATTCTCATTTTTGACCTCCTAATCCAGGGATACGTTTGCCGACATCCCCCGTACTTTGAATTTTCAATTTGACCGTTACCGATACCTCGACCGTCGGGAATAGCCGGTCCCATTGCGTACGAAGCTTCTTCCATTGGTAGGGATGCTCTCTGTGAAATTCTTCTCCGATCCCGAACACGTCCTGTCCATACTTAAGCTGCACTTTTTTGATCGTCGCTTCGACCTGCTTCGCTTTGATCTGGTTCAGCTTACGCTCGAGCGGAATGCGTTGGGAGGTATTGGAGAAATCGTAATTCGTATTGTTTTCGAGCAGCCTGCCGTTTCCCGAGAGCTTCACGTAGGCTTTCAACCGATTTCCGATGATTTCGGTACGGACGGATTTCTTCAAGTTGGATTCGTATAAGGATACTTTGCCTGTACCCGTTTCCTCCGTAATGAACTGGTTCTTCATCACGCCTTTGACCCAGAACAATTCCAAGGACTCTCTGCCGCTCACCTCTCCGACCATCTGCAGGCGCTTATTAAAGATCGCAACCGACCGCACTTGGAAACTATCCTGCTTCTCTTGTTCATTCTGAGGCGCGATCTCAATCATCGGCATAGAAGGACGAACGCCGTCCCGTCCTGCATCGAGCAGGACGTCTCTTAGGGAGGTGTCCCCTAAGCGGCAAAACCGGTCTTGGTCCACGGCCACGATCGATGAAAATTGATTAAATGGGCTGACGATATCCAATGCGTCCTTTCCTTCCCCGTTATTCACGACGAAGATGCCCGTCCGCATGCGCGTATCTGTATTTCGGGTAAATTGATCCATAATATCGCCGATACCCTGACGGGCCAGCTTTTCGCCGAAGAAGATGGACCTGCGATGTCCCAAGAACACCTTGCGGGGCAGCTTATCTTGAACCTGCTGCGTCAAATCAATGATCGAAGAGCCGGTTGCCGATATGACGATGCTGCCTCTCTGCTCGCTTCCCCCTCCGCCGTTTGCATTCCTAAAACCTGCAGGAACCGCGATTTGAGCGCTTTTTCTGATTTGCCCATCCCCCGCCGAATCCAACGCATCCCCGATCCAGAACGCGTAATCATTGATTTCATTCCTGTCCCAGCATCCGGAAATGAACGCTAGCATCGCCAGCCACGTCATGACGCGCAGGTGCTTCATTGCCGTTTCGGCGCCGGTACATACCGTCTATTCATTCGAATGATCGCATCCTTCCAGAAATTTTTCCGGATTGGCGCTACGGGGGTCAAGTAAGGCGTGCCGAACGATTTCAGTGTGACAAGGTGAATCATAATGACCAT
It encodes:
- a CDS encoding AraC family transcriptional regulator, translating into MNEVTISAMHYPYIRDIGTTLTEPGWIHPDRAADYHVLIYCIQGQMQVVEEGTEYLLRDGQILFLKRGLHHWGGEGTMPGTSTVWIHFYDSCGEAAASGEQADAPRPLPKMHAPGILTPGDYDFAILLPKTISVGGMPQQLKRITEINALNHAPQSLKHLYLSMELMALLLDLHRGSQPGKPRSKSEALAQKLAVFLEAHCGEKLDTERIQAHFQHNYRYLTTLFKAKYGMAISKYHERRRIQKAAELLKNTSMNITEVSYEVQFESPYYFSRVFKKVMGESPTEYLRNVYRMNSEHDRRPH
- a CDS encoding Ger(x)C family spore germination protein, which encodes MKHLRVMTWLAMLAFISGCWDRNEINDYAFWIGDALDSAGDGQIRKSAQIAVPAGFRNANGGGGSEQRGSIVISATGSSIIDLTQQVQDKLPRKVFLGHRRSIFFGEKLARQGIGDIMDQFTRNTDTRMRTGIFVVNNGEGKDALDIVSPFNQFSSIVAVDQDRFCRLGDTSLRDVLLDAGRDGVRPSMPMIEIAPQNEQEKQDSFQVRSVAIFNKRLQMVGEVSGRESLELFWVKGVMKNQFITEETGTGKVSLYESNLKKSVRTEIIGNRLKAYVKLSGNGRLLENNTNYDFSNTSQRIPLERKLNQIKAKQVEATIKKVQLKYGQDVFGIGEEFHREHPYQWKKLRTQWDRLFPTVEVSVTVKLKIQSTGDVGKRIPGLGGQK
- a CDS encoding sensor histidine kinase is translated as MRSLYFRVFLITIVVILVSSLLGFLLANTYYHMKLKPFNDEKLITIGKQMKQFVEQTPDEADQYLNNAAALGYEIYLTDGRGDERSFGKDFRKRDLDRDAIESVLSGSLYHGVAQFPNKWFISGFFENRLSNTVGIPVRIKDRDYALFLRPDVILQFGELRIFFALIGLFTVGISIIIFLFSTRYLVKPITRLSDATKRIAQGNYNLRLPTRRRDEIGRLAEHFMSMSAELERVDQARQQFVSNVSHEIQSPLASIQGFAKVMAERDLPNEERRHYASIIEDESRHLSLLSKQLLLISSLEQGQEAVNKTTFSLRDHIRQVVQVLQWQLEDKELSIKITVPDSIRLHGDEVLLMQVWMNLIGNAVNHIPRGRTIDIRAERKNGQCEIAIQDTGDGIDPEHLPFLFDRFYRVDRARKRTSGRTGLGLAIVKKIVQLHDGSIEAASSSAGTRFTVTLPQL
- a CDS encoding response regulator transcription factor, with the protein product MKNILLVDDDAHIRALLRYVMIKEGYRVYEAQNGAEAVKLLESNPMDLAVIDIMMPIMDGFELCDFVRQHYDIPIIMLTARDQLSDKKQGYLSGTDEYVTKPFEPEELVYRAKALFRRYNRTSSDIIRMNRIVIDRKNVEISDGQSVLFLPMKEFELLSQLAQFPGRLFSRDELIRLVWGADYAGDDRTVDVHIKRLRQRFTAYADDFTIQTVRGIGYKVEVNKR
- a CDS encoding Gfo/Idh/MocA family protein; protein product: MSDQTKKIRVAIAGLRFGGAFAPIYHAHPDVEYVGICDPDAERLQQYGDKFGFERRHTELEEILLSDDYDAVHLVTPIPLHGKQAVDVLRSGKHCACTVPAATTLEELHAIVKAQRESGKNYMMMETAVYTYQFLHAQRMLEQGEFGRLQFLRGAHYQDMENWPAYWNGLPPMHYATHAVGPLLAIAGARATKVHCFGSGVMREELRQQYGNPFPVETAIFQLDKPNLSAEVTRSLFHTARSYMESFNIYGEQSSMEWHMEDEDQVLFRMGPLEEGRGRTMAAARVHPAARPDLLPPELARYITDQIDLNPDDPHQSVLQGNGHHGSHPHLVHEFVRSIVEGRSPAIDAVTAADWTAAGICAHESAMKGGQEVAIPSFDEQ
- a CDS encoding GerAB/ArcD/ProY family transporter produces the protein MRISPWQLFWMLTTLEISMSIWLTVSPTIEIARQDAWISLAVAGVIGLFVTLIVILLCQRHASHTLVEFVQKLLGKWVGKLFAALYILMWISVSADILRIFSLFIKQYLFHDTPMWIISGLMVAVMIYINFAGSVEAIARFSQLAGPLLLIGIVITFGLNASNLHIDLLFPVYADSGAAHIIKGSFVNASFLGESMMIMMLTPFVANAKKMMKPALFAICIASVIAILTSIMVIMTFGTNIGSSLIFPYFSMVRFINYLEFIQNMDVWIMFIWIFSVFVKLASYLFINSYGTAQLLGIKNWKAAIGFVATILFAISLVPANVVGMLDYAKFIWIIYIFPIFIVGLPIALLLVSLMRGQLVAQQEK